The Acidobacteriaceae bacterium nucleotide sequence AGGCTCTCCAAGTCGGCCAAGAGGTGTGTTCGCTGCGAGTTGCTTGCCGACCGTCTCCTCAAAGCCTTCGATGCTCTGTATGCCAGGCGTGCGTGTAACACCGGGAAGGATGGAGTTTACGCGAATCTTGCGGGCGCCAAGCTCCTTCGCTGCTACCTTGGTGATGACATCGACCGCAGCCTTGCTGGCCGAGTAAATCGCCGAGGCCGGTCCGGGGTTCGACGCGTAGACCGAACTGATATTGAGAATGCTTCCGCCTTCTTCCATCTGCTTGATCGCATGTTGGATGGCAAGCACAGGCCCGAGAACGTTTGTGTTGAACTCGCGATGAAACTCCTGCTCCTGCACAGCTTCAATTGGATCGAACTGGAAGACACCCGCGTTATTTACAAGAATATCCAGACGACCGTACTCGCTCTGCGTTGCGGCAAAGAGCTTTGCCACATCGGCAGTCTTCGACATATCGGCCTGCACGGCGATAGCTTTGCCGCCTGCGCTTACGATGCTCTGCACCACGTGCTCGGCAGCGTCACGGCTGCTCGCATAGTTGACGACGACAGAGGCTCCTGCAGCACCGAACGCTGTGGCGATAGCGGCCCCGATGCCTTTGGAAGCACCTGTAACGATTGCGACCTTACTGTTCAACTTCGACATACTCGTTCTCTCTTTCTGTGTGCTCTTGACGAGCTGCTTCTGCTTGTTCGAGCGTGAGATAGTCGGTATAGCCTTCTGTTCCACGCGTGTAAAAGGTGCTGCGGTCATAGCTGTTGAGCTCTGCGTCGAGCTCAATGCGATGGGGCAGATCTGGGTTTGCGATAAAGAGACGACCGAAGGCGATAGCGTCCGCATCGCCACGCTGCAGCAGCGCTTCTGCGTCAGCAGGCTTGTAGCCTCCTGCTGCGAGCAGACGTGTGTTGCCGGTCACCAGCGGGCGAAAGCGATCGGGCCCGAGATCAAGCTGCGGCTGCACATCGAGGTTTCCGGAGACGCGCGGGCTCACCAGGTGAATGTACGCAGGCCTGCGCTTGTTCACTTCTGCCACGGCGTAGCTGTAGGTCTCCCAGCGATTGTTATCGCTGATGTCGCCGTGCTCGTTGGTAGGTGAAAGGCGTACGCCGACGCGATCCGCTCCCCAGACGTTGATGACGGCGTCAGTAACAGCCAGCAGAAAGCGTGCCCTGTTTTCGACCGAGCCGCCCCACTCATCGGTGCGATGGTTCGAACTGCTATTCAGGAACTGGTCCGGCAGATAACCGTTGGCCCCGTGAACTTCGACGCCGTCGAAACCTGCTTCGAGTGCAAGTTGCGCACTGCGGCGAAACTCTTCGATAACACCGGG carries:
- a CDS encoding glucose 1-dehydrogenase: MSKLNSKVAIVTGASKGIGAAIATAFGAAGASVVVNYASSRDAAEHVVQSIVSAGGKAIAVQADMSKTADVAKLFAATQSEYGRLDILVNNAGVFQFDPIEAVQEQEFHREFNTNVLGPVLAIQHAIKQMEEGGSILNISSVYASNPGPASAIYSASKAAVDVITKVAAKELGARKIRVNSILPGVTRTPGIQSIEGFEETVGKQLAANTPLGRLGEPEDIAKAAVYLASEDSAWITGETIRVSGGLQ
- a CDS encoding alkene reductase, giving the protein MKKLLSPLSLGPYTLRNRVVMAPLTRTRADEGNVPSAMALEYYRQRASAGLIITEGTPVSPFGHGYRGTPGIHTEAQRDGWRPITQAVHELGGTIFQQIWHVGRLSHQDLQPGGVLPVAPSAIRSSGEALTWDGPKARPVPRALEAAEIPGVIEEFRRSAQLALEAGFDGVEVHGANGYLPDQFLNSSSNHRTDEWGGSVENRARFLLAVTDAVINVWGADRVGVRLSPTNEHGDISDNNRWETYSYAVAEVNKRRPAYIHLVSPRVSGNLDVQPQLDLGPDRFRPLVTGNTRLLAAGGYKPADAEALLQRGDADAIAFGRLFIANPDLPHRIELDAELNSYDRSTFYTRGTEGYTDYLTLEQAEAARQEHTERENEYVEVEQ